The genomic DNA TAGGAGCACTTCTGCCATTGGCGCTTGGCCTTGAGGGCAGCGGCTTCATCTCCAAAGGCTTGGGCGTAACCGTCATCGGCGGCTTGGCAAGCTCGACCTTATTGACTCTGCTGATCGTACCGATCGTCTATGAGCTTGTCAGCAAGATGAAAAGAAAGAAGAAAACACCGATCGAAGAATAAATGAAACAGCCCCCCCTATTTGGTGACAGGCACCATAATAGGGGAGGCTATTTTTTATTCGCTGCGGTTGCGGTTGATGCTCTGTGCTTCGTGTCCTCGCACCGTTTGGGCAAGAAGGTTTTTCACTTGATTATAAGTCATGCCGGAATGGGCATTTTTTTCTTTCACTTCTTCAATATCGGTCCCTGCAACTGTATATCTTGAGTTTGGATTTTTACTCACTTGGTCCACCTCCTTATAGGTAGGTTTGTCGCAACCTATAAGGAATATGCAGTGGTTCAGTCGAGAAGCTCCTTCACCATTTCGACGTATGGAGTTTTGTCATACCCATTGTAAAGGGACATGGCCAGTTTCACCGGATCGCCGAAAAAGAAACGCTCATATAAGGTTTGCCGGGAGCCGAACGAACTCATGGTCAAATCCCAGGCCAACCGAAAGATCTTTACACGCTCAAGTGAATCGGAACCAGCCCCTTGCAAGTATTGATCAATATAGGGACGCGTATTGTCCGAAAGAAAATCTTTCTCTGTCGGTAGGGTGATCAAACCACTGGCGCCTAGCAAATGAATCACTTCTACGAGCCTTGGATAGAGCTTTGGATAATAAATGATCGCGGCATTCAGCGCGTTTTTTTCCGGGGTCATCATCCCGAATGTGTTATGTTGGCATTGGTTCTCAGAAGTAAGAAGAAGGGATTTCATGATTTCAAGACCGACAATGATTTCACTTGCCTTATCCTTTACATGCTGGAATTCGCTGATATTGATCGCATCGATGATCAGCTGGGTCAAACCGAGGATGAATTCTGTTTTGACGACCTGCCTCGTGACCGATTGGAAGGAAAGAAGAGTGAACATATCGACTTCCTGTGTCATTTCAAAAGCGATATTCAAGTCCTTATAAAGAAAGACGCGCTCCCAAGGGACCAGCACATCATCAAACACAACGACTGAATCGATTTCTTCATACTTTGTGGAAAAAGGATAGTCAAATTCGGAATCCCCCGACACAAAAGACTCCCGGCACATGAACTTTAAACCGGGTGTATTGGAAGGGATGATGAAACCATATATATAAGATTCATCGATAAAATTCCCGCCCGCCGGCAGCACGAGCAATTCGTCCGTCAACCCGCCCTGCGTGGCCAGCAGCCGAGCACCTTTAACTACGATGCCATCACTGTTTTCATCAACAACTTTTGCCGCTATGATCATGTCATCCGATTCAAAAAATGATATAGAACGATTGGTCTGAGGATTGATGAAGGTATGGGTAAATGTCAAGTCCTCTGCGGCAGCCCGTTCATAGATCTGTCTAATGTTTTTACCAAATTTTTTATTGTTTTTCCCGAGGAGAGGAGCAGCGGCAGCGAGGGACATGATGGCAGAATTGATATAGTCGGGGGAACGGCCCAACAACCCCGCATTTGTTTTAGCCCATAGCTGGGTGGCCAGCCGGCGATCCGTTAAATCTGCTTTTGTCGCAGGCTGTTTAAAAGAAAAGTTCGCCTTTTCTGATGTGCCGGGAAGTGCGAAGGTGAGGAGGGGTTGATGCCTGGGGTCAGTCTGCATGTCAAATAGCTTGGCCTTGCTGTGGAGCATGCCCTTAAAGGCAGTGTGATTGGAAATTTTTCCATCGACCTTCTTTCCATGGATCCATACCTCATTATGTAAATCATCAATCCGATTGATAAATTGTTTTCCTGAAATGATACCCAAATTGAGCCCTCCTAAAATGCTGATACCTTAAATCTATGCGTGGGCCAAGTTTCCTTTTCCTATTGTTTTTTGGAGTTGAGGCAGCAGGTATAAAAAAACAGCGCACTCCATATTAGAACACGCTCTCTGGCAAACTCAATCTTGTTTTTTCCTCAGCAGAAAAATGCCGATGAAAATGACGAACGCGAGCCCGTATGCCGTATACGCCACCATAGGTTCCTTCTCCATAGTGCGCACGCCTATGCCGATGAAGGCCCAAACGAAGACGAGGGGATAGACCCAATCATTTTCCTTGCTCCGGAAGAATAAGGACAGCCACGCTGCCACAAGGAGCATGATGATCGTCCATGTGACGGCAGAAAGCCCGAATCCGTCCCATCCATAGTAAACGAGTGCATAGCTGATGTTAGCAATGGTCGCGACGCTGACCCAGCCTAAATAGATGGAGAAAGGGAGTTGATCCCAAAAGGATGGCCGGGCTGCTTTCACTTTGCCATATAGACGAATAAGCGTAAGCAGGAGCAGGACCATGACCACTACTGTCCAGATTATATATTCATAATGCCAAAGGAAGATCCACAAGCTGTTTAATAAGGAGCTTAAGACAAATAAACCGCTCGTCGTGGTATAAAGGGCAGCATTCCTTCGATGCTTAGGCAGCCCCCTCAATACCCAAATGCCAAGCAGAAAATATATCAATCCCCAGATGGAAAATACGTACCCTGCAGGTGTAAAGAGTACATCGAGCTTATTTGATACTTCACCTGTCGTCTGTCCATTCAGCGGCAAGATGTTTGCCAAAGCATTGATGGCGATCATAAGGATTAAGGCGATTAAATTGAAAATGAATCGAAGCAAACTGCTCCCTCCCCAAATTGGTATATCTGTATTTTATGCCTGACCAAGAGTTTTCATTTCTTCTTTGATATTTATCCATAAATGGAGGATGAAAACGTGAGTAAGCACATTCCCTAAAAAGGTGGATGGTGAGGCAATGCGGAATTCAACTTTCATAAAATCGCCTAATATATTTTCAGGACTTGTCTCATATTCTTATGATATGAACTTGTACATAAGGGGAGACAGAATGAATACATTTTTGAAGGGATCCATTCTATTGATTACGGTTGCGTTTTTGGGGGAATGTCTTGAATTTTTGATTAATATGGTGCTGGCGAAGGAAATCGGGGCAAAAGGGATGGGGATGTATATGTCGATCCTGCCGTTCGTTTTCCTGGTCGTGGTGATTGCCAGCCTCGAGCTCCCCATATCCCTATCCAAGCTGGTGGCGGAAAAAGAGGAAAGGTATCACCGGAGCCTGTTGCACCATGCATTTAAAATGGCGGTCTATTCTACTGTTGTCTTCTTGGTCGTGGCCACTTTTGTCTTTCCGTCCATTCCGATCTTTCAGCATTATCCTCCCATTTTGCGGGGGCTGATGATTGCCTTGATCCCGGTGATTTCAATTTCATCGATTGCCCGCGGATATTTTATGGGCGTGCAGCAAATGGGGAAGATCGCCATGTCCAACTTCCTCCGAAAAGTCCTCCAGCTGTTATTTTTAGTGATGTTATATCAGCTGTTTGATTTTCAGCCGCAGATAGCCCTACTGGTCGCAATCTGTACGTTGATTGGATGCGAGATTGTCGTACTGATTTATTTGATCCTCGCGTATGTCTTCCAATTCCGTGAGCTCAAGCATAAATCTCATGATCAAATCAGGGGGAAGGTTGTCAGGAAGAGCTTGCTGGCCGTATCGGTACCGACAACGGGGTTAAGGATCTTCCATGCCATCACGGCGGCCATTCAGCCATTTTTGATCAAGACGGCTTTAATGCATTCCGGTCTGAGTGAATCGATGTCGACTGAACAGTTCGGGATACTGGCGGGTGTTGCTTTCACGATCGGCTTTTTCCCGGCGTTCATTTCCCATTCGTTATTGATCATTCTGATACCGACCGTTTCAGAGCACTTTGCCAATCATAATCATAAAGACCTTCAAAATTTGCTGCAGAAGGTCATGGTTTTCACGTTTGTTTACGGGGTGCCCGCCGTCTGTCTTTTCTATTTTGGCGGGGAGAAGCTCACCACCCTTTTCTTTCACTCCACGGATGCCGTCTATTATTTGCAGCTGCTCTGGCCGTTTTTCCTCTTGCATTATTTCATCATTCCCATGCAGGCTTTCCTGATCGGATTGGGGCTGGTGAAGGACGCCTTCCTCCATTCGATCCTATCCACGGCAGTCGCCTTTTTAGGCATCTATATCCTCGGAGGGATGATGGGGCACGGAATGGTCGGCATCATTCTAGGGATGAACACTGGGGCGATGCTATTGACCCTTCTTCACTACCTGACCATTTGCAAAAGAATCAACATCTCCATATTCATGAAGCCGCAGCCACGGATTTTCTATAAAAGGTGACAAAAGGTGACAGGCACCATCCAATATCTGGATGGTGCCTGTCGCCTTTTTTTTTGATGGGATGTATCGGCGGATACGGCTCAAGACCTAGTTGAAAATAAAGCGGAGGCTCGTTATGAAAGCGAAGAAATCAAGGTAGGATAGAATCATAGAAAGGAGGAAGGAAACATGAGAAAAGTTGGTTTAGCGATAATCGGAGGGATAGCGGCAATCGTACTATTGACGCACGTGGGGCCACTCATCGGGTTGTTGATCAGTTTGGTGCTTCTGTACTTCTCATTTAAAAAATTCATGGCAGCGGATTCTACCTTCAAGAAAATCGTGTGGGCGATCATCGGGGTGATCGCATTAACCGCTTCGGCATCCAACGTACCGGCAATCCTGGCAATCGCAGCTGCGGTGATCTTGTACATGGTCTATAAAAAGTGGAATGAACAAAAGAGCGAAAAGCAAGACACATCCGATCCATTTCAAAACTTTGAAAAAGAATGGGGAAAACTTCAAAAGTAATGACTTCATTCATTTAATCGGAAGTGTTTGCTAGACTCAGGAAGGTCAACGCGGCCCCTTGAAAAGCGAACATCCTCAAGTAGAAAATACATCCAAAATAAAAAGGAGAGAGTGGAATGGGAAATTTATTTAGCAGGATTAAACGAACAATCGAAGCGGATTTGCATGATATGCTTGATCAAAAGGAACAAAAGAATCCAATCGCCGTATTGAATCAATATTTGCGCCAATGTGAGGCGGAAACCGAGAAAGTAAGAAAGCTGGTCGAGCGTCAATACCTTCTGAAAGAAGAATTTACAAAGGAATACCACCATGCCAAAGAGCTTTCCGCCAAACGTAAATACCAAGCGGAAGTGGCACTTAAAGCAAGCGAACAAGACCTTCATGAATTCGCTTTGCAGGAACAGCTTCAATATGAAGAAAGATCGCGCTCCCTTCAAGCATCACTAGTAAATGCCACTGAACAGCTTGAGCAGCTTGAGCGAAAGTACAATGAAATGAAGCACAAATTAAAAGATATGAATTTGAAGCGCCTTGAGTTGATGGGAAGGGAGAACATGGCAAGAGCCCATCACCGAATGAATAAAGTGCTGGACAATAACGCTTATTCCTCTGGCTCCACTAATCATTTCGATGAAATGGAATCGTATTTGGAGAGCCTGGAGCATCAGGTCACTTCGACATACTACCGCAATACAATCGATGCAAAGATCGCCAAGCTTGAAAGAGAAAATAAATTCGAAAACGAGATTAAGCCGGAAAAAGAAAATAAATTGGAAGAAACACATTCTATTTAATAACTGAAACATGGTATTCTAAAAAGGCGTAGATCATCTGCGTCTTTTCATAGTGTAAGCCAGCGTTGGAAAGTCAGAATCATGCAGCGGAAATCAACCTTTAATGAATAGCAACAAACTGTCCGAATAGAGCTAAATAAATTATTTGATAGAAAAGGAGGCGTTCCCTGATGATGGATAAACTGAAAGGCGATGGATTAAGCTGGATCATCCTCATTGGCATACTGCTCCTGGTCTTCGAACTATCATTCCATAACGGGGACGCTATTTTTTCCTTGCTCGTTGCAGGCGGCCTGATCTACCTTGGCAAGAAAAAAAAGGACAATGGAAATAAGAGAAACCTATTTTTTTGGATAGGGATCATCATCTTGATCGTCACCATCTTTAATTTGGTCACGTTCCGCTTATTGATCATTGCCATTATCGGCTACGCGGTCATCCAGTTTGCGAAATCAAAGCAGGAGCCGAAGGTCATCAAACCGAAAATCAACTTAGAAAAGAAGCCAAGGTCAAATGAGGCCATTTATATAAAAACACCGTATTTTAAAAATCAATGGTTCGGCAGCCAGGCAACGGTCGACCATCCATTTGAATGGGAAGATATCAACATTCAAGCGGGCGTGGGTGATACGATCATTGATTTGAGCAACACCGTTCTTCCTAATGGAGAAGCGGTTATTTTCATCAAAAACTTAATAGGGAATATAAAGATACTTGTCCCGTATGAAACGGAAATCAGCATCCGCCATAGTGTAGTAGCGGGGGCTTCAACGATTTTTCAGCACCAGGAACACTCTTCTTTTAACCATACGGTCCACTTCCAAACAGAGGGCTATGAGCAAGCGGAACAAAAGGTAAAGGTCATTACCTCCTTGCTCGTCGGAAACATAGAGGTGAAACGGGTATGAGTATAATCAAGCGCCAGATGATCGTGTCCTGTTTCATGGCCATTGTTTCGGTTCTTGTCTTTTCCACGCTTTATTTTTATGCTTTTCCGCTAAGCGATTGGTCTACTTTATGGGAGCGGCAGATTCTTGATTTTCCCTTTATCCTGGTTGTTCCATTGGCCGGTTTACTGATTGGGATTGTGTCGGGACTCGCATCCGGCATTGCGTGGAAAAAGCAGCTTTCGCAAATAAAGGGTGAAATCTCCTTATTGGTCGGCGGACAGGTTCCAAAAAGAACGGAAGCCTCAAAGATTACAGAAATTGCTTCGATTGAACAGCAGATCGATAAGTTGAAAGTCCAAATCAGTGAGCAGACAAAGCTATCCCAGAAGCTCGCAACAGAAAAAGCCGAGGTTCAGGAGAAAAGAATCCAAGAGCTCGTTTCGCAGGAAAGGAACAGGCTAGCCCGAGAGCTTCATGATTCGGTCAGCCAGCAGCTGTTTGCGGCATCGATGCTTATGTCCGCCATCAATGAAACAAATCCTTCTCCGAGCAGCGCCGAATCAAAGCAATTGAAGATGGTGGAGCAAATGATCCACCAATCTCAGCTGGAAATGCGTGCCCTCTTATTGCATCTTCGTCCGGTGGCATTGAAAGGAAAGTCATTGGAAGAAGGAATTCAGGAGCTATTAATCGAATTATCCCAAAAGGTCCCAATGGAATTACATTGGAAAATAGAGCCGCTTGCTTTGGATAAAGGGGTTGAAGACCATTTATTCCGAATCCTTCAGGAATCCGTTTCCAACACACTGCGGCACGCAAAAGCCTCCAGCCTGAATGTCCTCCTCATTGAGCGGGACAGCTTGATCATCCTGCGCATTTCAGATGATGGGGTTGGATTTGATGTAGAGAAGGAGAAGGAGAAGGCAGGTTCCTACGGTCTTCAAAACATGAGGGAGCGGGCACTCGAAATCGGCGGAACGATGAAAATCGTCAGCCTGCCGAACAAAGGAACCCGCCTGGAAGTACGCGTACCAAAGATTTCGTTGGAAGGAGAAATAAATGATTAGAGTATTATTTGTCGATGACCATGAAATGGTGAGAATAGGGGTATCGGCCTTCCTTTCTTCCCAGCCTGACATTGATGTCGTCGGGGAAGCGGATAACGGCGAGAAGGCAATCGAACTGGCGATGGAGTTGAAGCCCGATATTATATTGATGGATTTGGTCATGCCGGAGATGGACGGAATCGAGGCGACAAGAACGATTGTCTCCAAGTGGCCGGAAGCGAAAATCATCATCGTGACAAGCTTCCTGGATGATGAAAAAGTGTACCCAGCCTTAGAGGCAGGGGCAACGAGCTATATGCTGAAAACCTCGAAAGCCAGTGAAATTGCCGATGCCGTCCGTGCAACCTATAAAGGACAATCCATTTTGGAGCCGGAGGTCACAGGGAAGATGATGGCAAAAATGAGGCAAAGGGATGCCAGGGAACTGCATGAAGATCTGACCAACAGGGAATTGGAAATCCTGCTTTTAATGGCAGAGGGCAAGACGAACCAAGAAATTGCCGATGAATTATTCATTGCCTTGAAAACGGCGAAGACGCATGTCAGCAATATTTTAAGCAAGCTGAACGTACAGGACCGGACCCAGGCAGTCATCTATGCCTTCAAGCATTCGCTCGTCAAATGACTGAAAGACCTACATAAGGGGAAAAAGAGGCGATCCCATGGAAGCTGCGGGAAGGCCTCTTGTTTGTTTTGCTTGCGCTAAAACAAGCCCGGAGAATATTTAATGAAGTAATACAAAACATATAACCAGCTGAAGATACCGTGGATGATGGCCCAGCCTATCGATTTATAGGCGGTGTAGGAAATGACCATGGCCAGACAGCTTCCAAAACTTATCCCGTTCTTCACGACCGTAGAAGTGCGCTTGTACCTCTTTACTTTAATATCTTTTTCAAAATCCAAGCAAAGGCCCCCCTCATTCAGTTAATGACCAGTCCAATAATATTGATATGAAGCAGCAGGAGTGAACATGTGTCGGTTCTGTGTTTATCATAACAAAAATCAAGGTATTTTTTTCCTTTTATTATGGAATATACTAAAAAATAATTGTTCATGGAAGCTCAATACAGAGGAGGGAATAAGCCGAAATGCCGAATATTTGGGATGCTGAAATCGTTGTTTCAGAAGCATTGGCAAAAGAGTTGATCGGAGAGCAGTTCCCTCGGATTGCACCTGTCGCGGCCCGGAAAATGGGGGAAGGCTTCGATAATACCATCTATGAAATAAATGAATCGTTAATATTCAGGTTTCCAAGGAGGGAAATCGCTGTTGAGCTCCTGTGCATAGAGGGCAAGCTTCTACCTGCCATTGGAGATTCGCTTAGCCTTCCGATTCCAATTCCTATGTTTTATGGGAAGCCATCCATGAAATATCCGTGGCCATTCATCGGCTATGCGAAAGTGGAGGGGGATGTCCCGAGAAATTTGAAAAGAGAAGACCATGCAAAGTCAGGTTCTTTATTGGGGGGATTTTTGAAAGAGCTACACGCGTTTCCCATCGAGAAAGCTATAGAATTAGACACACCTTATGATCAATTGGATCGGGTAAATATCAGAAAAAGAAAAGAAAGGCTAATGGATCATTACAAACGAATCGTTGATAAAGGATTATGGGAGGAGCATGAAGTTCTTCTTCAGTATTTGAATGAGCTTCAACCTGTAGGGCCGGGAGGAAAGCAGGTGCTTTGCCACGGGGATCTGCATATCAATAACATCTTAGTCGGAAATGACAGAAGGGTATCAGGGATCATCGATTGGGGCGATGTTCATATCGGGCATCCTGCCGTCGATCTATCCATTGCCTATTCCTATTTGCCCAAGGAGTCAAGGGAAGCGTTTTTTGAAGAATATGGGTCCGTGGAAAAAGAAGACAAGCTCCTTGCTCGATTCAAGGCTGTCTATACTTCTGCCGTCCTGCTGATCTATGGGGAAGACGTAAAGGATCAAGGGCTCATGGAAGCGGCGAAAAAATCGCTCGCCTATTCGCTGGAATGAAGTTCGATCCAGGTAAACACTGGATTTCTCTTTCCTATTTTTATGTAGTATAATTAATATATCCATTTTTATGGTAGTTTGCTCTCAAACGCTAAATAAGGTATGATAGTAATTGTTTTTATTGCAGATACAATAGTAGATTAATTACTAATTTAATAGAGGTGGAGTAGTAGAATGGATGGAAATTTTGTTTTAGGAATGGCTTTTTCCGGAGCGGCCATTTTAGTATTGTTGAAAATCATCGCCCTGGATATCATCCTATCTGGCGACAATGCAGTAGTAATCGCAATGGCAACGCGCACGCTCCCGAAAGAACAGCAGAACAAAGCGATCTTTTGGGGAACAGGTGGCGCAGTCATTTTAAGGATAATTTTTGCGGCAGTCATCGTATTCCTTTTGAAATTGCCGTTTGTCAATATCATAGGCGGCCTGCTTCTTTTATGGATTGCTTATAAAGTGTTGGTAGAAGAAGAAGGAGATGCGGATATTAAAGCACATAGCGGACTAATGAAAGCGATCGGGACCATCATTGTGGCGGATGCCATCATGAGCCTTGATAACGTAATGGCTGTTGCAGGTGCAGCAGACGGACACATCGTCATGATTGCCATCGGTGTATTTATCAGCATCCCAATCATGATCTTTGCTTCCAAGCTGATCGTAAGCCTTATGGAGCGTTTTAAATGGATTGCCTATGCAGGTGCTGGAATCTTGGCCTGGACAGCAGGCGAAATGATTCTCAAGGATGATCATGTGAATGACTTCCTCAGCTTGACGCACGGATTGAAATACATCATTGTCGGCTGCATCACAGTCATCACATTGGTTCTAGGTTACTCCAAAAACAAGAAAACAGAAGAAGAGAAAGAAAAAGAGCAAACAGCCTAATGAAACGGAACGGGGATGTCCAAATAACTTTTGGACATCCCCTTTTTTGCGTGGGCCCAGGCACTGGTTACGTTTCAGTATCCTCCTGCTGGGCGTCTTCCGGGTTGGGATCGATGCGTTCAGCATCGGCAGGGTTCAACGTCCTCCTCAAAAAATGAATGAAAAAGCCACCGATACATCCCAATAAAATGGCAAGCATGATCGTCGTGATCCACCAATTTACCAAGCTCCATTCCCCCTTTATTTACATATATGCCGAGCCGTATGTTTTCTTTCTTATTATTGGATGGTCGCAGGAAAATTTGAGTGGTGCGGTGCTTATTTTGATAGAGGAAGAAATGAGGGGAACGCGGGGGACACCGTGTTGGAAGGGGATTGGGAGGAAAAGAGAAGGAATCGCGCAGTTTGAGGTGAGTCGAGGGAGAAACGGGATTTAATCTTCAGTTGATAGGCTTGTTTTGATGCGTTCAAATCGGTCTCCCAAATTTTTTTGCAATATATGTAACTCTTTTCCATCTTATACGTCAATATAAGTACAAGGGGAAGGAGTTTGCACATGTTGAAGCCAATCCTGATTTTCAAAGAGAATTTCTTTGCTGCCGGTATATCTGAAATTTTTAATATTCAAGGCGAGAAAGTGGGGAGCTTGGACCTGAAGAGCGCTTTTTCATCGGGTGTTGATATCGTGGATGAAAATGAGGCTTTATTGGTTGGGGGGAGAATCAAGTTCTTCTCTAATAAATGGGGGATCGTAAACGATGGCGGCGACGAGATTGGCTGCTTGAGCGAGGTCTTTTCATTTTTTTCGAAAAGGTATGAGTATGAAGCATTTAACCGAGGGAAATTTTCCATTGAGTCCGATGCTTTTTTGAAGGAATATCGCATGA from Falsibacillus albus includes the following:
- the hpaB gene encoding 4-hydroxyphenylacetate 3-monooxygenase, oxygenase component, with the translated sequence MGIISGKQFINRIDDLHNEVWIHGKKVDGKISNHTAFKGMLHSKAKLFDMQTDPRHQPLLTFALPGTSEKANFSFKQPATKADLTDRRLATQLWAKTNAGLLGRSPDYINSAIMSLAAAAPLLGKNNKKFGKNIRQIYERAAAEDLTFTHTFINPQTNRSISFFESDDMIIAAKVVDENSDGIVVKGARLLATQGGLTDELLVLPAGGNFIDESYIYGFIIPSNTPGLKFMCRESFVSGDSEFDYPFSTKYEEIDSVVVFDDVLVPWERVFLYKDLNIAFEMTQEVDMFTLLSFQSVTRQVVKTEFILGLTQLIIDAINISEFQHVKDKASEIIVGLEIMKSLLLTSENQCQHNTFGMMTPEKNALNAAIIYYPKLYPRLVEVIHLLGASGLITLPTEKDFLSDNTRPYIDQYLQGAGSDSLERVKIFRLAWDLTMSSFGSRQTLYERFFFGDPVKLAMSLYNGYDKTPYVEMVKELLD
- a CDS encoding tryptophan-rich sensory protein, with amino-acid sequence MLRFIFNLIALILMIAINALANILPLNGQTTGEVSNKLDVLFTPAGYVFSIWGLIYFLLGIWVLRGLPKHRRNAALYTTTSGLFVLSSLLNSLWIFLWHYEYIIWTVVVMVLLLLTLIRLYGKVKAARPSFWDQLPFSIYLGWVSVATIANISYALVYYGWDGFGLSAVTWTIIMLLVAAWLSLFFRSKENDWVYPLVFVWAFIGIGVRTMEKEPMVAYTAYGLAFVIFIGIFLLRKKQD
- a CDS encoding oligosaccharide flippase family protein produces the protein MNTFLKGSILLITVAFLGECLEFLINMVLAKEIGAKGMGMYMSILPFVFLVVVIASLELPISLSKLVAEKEERYHRSLLHHAFKMAVYSTVVFLVVATFVFPSIPIFQHYPPILRGLMIALIPVISISSIARGYFMGVQQMGKIAMSNFLRKVLQLLFLVMLYQLFDFQPQIALLVAICTLIGCEIVVLIYLILAYVFQFRELKHKSHDQIRGKVVRKSLLAVSVPTTGLRIFHAITAAIQPFLIKTALMHSGLSESMSTEQFGILAGVAFTIGFFPAFISHSLLIILIPTVSEHFANHNHKDLQNLLQKVMVFTFVYGVPAVCLFYFGGEKLTTLFFHSTDAVYYLQLLWPFFLLHYFIIPMQAFLIGLGLVKDAFLHSILSTAVAFLGIYILGGMMGHGMVGIILGMNTGAMLLTLLHYLTICKRINISIFMKPQPRIFYKR
- a CDS encoding lmo0954 family membrane protein; translation: MRKVGLAIIGGIAAIVLLTHVGPLIGLLISLVLLYFSFKKFMAADSTFKKIVWAIIGVIALTASASNVPAILAIAAAVILYMVYKKWNEQKSEKQDTSDPFQNFEKEWGKLQK
- a CDS encoding PspA/IM30 family protein gives rise to the protein MGNLFSRIKRTIEADLHDMLDQKEQKNPIAVLNQYLRQCEAETEKVRKLVERQYLLKEEFTKEYHHAKELSAKRKYQAEVALKASEQDLHEFALQEQLQYEERSRSLQASLVNATEQLEQLERKYNEMKHKLKDMNLKRLELMGRENMARAHHRMNKVLDNNAYSSGSTNHFDEMESYLESLEHQVTSTYYRNTIDAKIAKLERENKFENEIKPEKENKLEETHSI
- the liaF gene encoding cell wall-active antibiotics response protein LiaF, producing the protein MMDKLKGDGLSWIILIGILLLVFELSFHNGDAIFSLLVAGGLIYLGKKKKDNGNKRNLFFWIGIIILIVTIFNLVTFRLLIIAIIGYAVIQFAKSKQEPKVIKPKINLEKKPRSNEAIYIKTPYFKNQWFGSQATVDHPFEWEDINIQAGVGDTIIDLSNTVLPNGEAVIFIKNLIGNIKILVPYETEISIRHSVVAGASTIFQHQEHSSFNHTVHFQTEGYEQAEQKVKVITSLLVGNIEVKRV
- a CDS encoding sensor histidine kinase, translating into MSIIKRQMIVSCFMAIVSVLVFSTLYFYAFPLSDWSTLWERQILDFPFILVVPLAGLLIGIVSGLASGIAWKKQLSQIKGEISLLVGGQVPKRTEASKITEIASIEQQIDKLKVQISEQTKLSQKLATEKAEVQEKRIQELVSQERNRLARELHDSVSQQLFAASMLMSAINETNPSPSSAESKQLKMVEQMIHQSQLEMRALLLHLRPVALKGKSLEEGIQELLIELSQKVPMELHWKIEPLALDKGVEDHLFRILQESVSNTLRHAKASSLNVLLIERDSLIILRISDDGVGFDVEKEKEKAGSYGLQNMRERALEIGGTMKIVSLPNKGTRLEVRVPKISLEGEIND
- a CDS encoding response regulator transcription factor, yielding MIRVLFVDDHEMVRIGVSAFLSSQPDIDVVGEADNGEKAIELAMELKPDIILMDLVMPEMDGIEATRTIVSKWPEAKIIIVTSFLDDEKVYPALEAGATSYMLKTSKASEIADAVRATYKGQSILEPEVTGKMMAKMRQRDARELHEDLTNRELEILLLMAEGKTNQEIADELFIALKTAKTHVSNILSKLNVQDRTQAVIYAFKHSLVK
- a CDS encoding phosphotransferase; translation: MPNIWDAEIVVSEALAKELIGEQFPRIAPVAARKMGEGFDNTIYEINESLIFRFPRREIAVELLCIEGKLLPAIGDSLSLPIPIPMFYGKPSMKYPWPFIGYAKVEGDVPRNLKREDHAKSGSLLGGFLKELHAFPIEKAIELDTPYDQLDRVNIRKRKERLMDHYKRIVDKGLWEEHEVLLQYLNELQPVGPGGKQVLCHGDLHINNILVGNDRRVSGIIDWGDVHIGHPAVDLSIAYSYLPKESREAFFEEYGSVEKEDKLLARFKAVYTSAVLLIYGEDVKDQGLMEAAKKSLAYSLE
- a CDS encoding TerC family protein, whose product is MDGNFVLGMAFSGAAILVLLKIIALDIILSGDNAVVIAMATRTLPKEQQNKAIFWGTGGAVILRIIFAAVIVFLLKLPFVNIIGGLLLLWIAYKVLVEEEGDADIKAHSGLMKAIGTIIVADAIMSLDNVMAVAGAADGHIVMIAIGVFISIPIMIFASKLIVSLMERFKWIAYAGAGILAWTAGEMILKDDHVNDFLSLTHGLKYIIVGCITVITLVLGYSKNKKTEEEKEKEQTA